From Sporosarcina sp. 6E9, a single genomic window includes:
- a CDS encoding SIS domain-containing protein yields the protein MFNITEEQMKKQNAVHTTGEIHQQPAVWEELVEDFFAQQASYKEFLNAIYEKHQSVRVIFTGAGTSAFVGDTLVPELARQNNRNIQFESIPTTDIVSNPTEFFFKDHPTILVSFARSGNSPESVASVSLGQEIIDDFYQVVITCNKDGLLAKNILADKNSITLLMPEKSNDQSLAMTSSFTSMIIAGFALFTDNVFTKEVAKQVIESATSLIENLGDSIDNILESDFERVVYLGSGLLAQLSHEAALKMLELSNGQVVAIHESSLGFRHGPKSILNDQSIVVLFVSQNPYTRKYDLDILKELAAADTFKIIALTETKDDEVAELANWHLTVNSGTNPLSNDFNLALLYTIFAQTLALKKSLQLGITPDNPSPDGLISRVVKGVTIYDYQ from the coding sequence ATGTTTAATATTACAGAAGAGCAAATGAAGAAGCAAAATGCAGTTCATACAACTGGAGAAATTCATCAACAGCCAGCAGTATGGGAAGAGTTAGTGGAAGATTTTTTCGCACAACAAGCATCATATAAAGAATTTCTTAATGCAATTTACGAAAAACATCAAAGTGTTCGCGTCATATTCACAGGTGCGGGAACATCTGCGTTTGTAGGCGATACGCTAGTGCCAGAATTGGCAAGACAAAATAATAGAAATATCCAGTTTGAATCGATTCCAACGACGGATATTGTATCTAATCCAACTGAATTTTTCTTTAAAGATCATCCGACCATTTTGGTGTCATTTGCACGTTCCGGAAACAGTCCTGAAAGTGTGGCCTCGGTTTCACTGGGACAAGAAATTATAGATGACTTTTATCAAGTCGTTATCACATGTAACAAGGACGGCCTATTAGCAAAAAATATTCTAGCTGATAAAAATAGCATCACGCTACTTATGCCTGAAAAATCAAATGATCAATCACTTGCTATGACGAGTAGTTTCACAAGCATGATTATCGCAGGCTTTGCACTATTTACGGACAATGTATTTACAAAAGAAGTTGCAAAACAGGTGATTGAAAGTGCAACTTCATTGATTGAAAACCTGGGTGATAGTATTGATAACATACTGGAATCAGATTTTGAACGCGTTGTCTATTTAGGATCTGGCTTACTTGCCCAATTATCACATGAAGCAGCGTTAAAAATGCTCGAACTCTCCAATGGACAAGTAGTTGCGATTCATGAATCATCACTCGGTTTTCGTCATGGACCGAAATCGATTTTAAATGACCAATCAATCGTGGTTTTATTTGTCTCACAAAATCCATATACGCGAAAATACGATCTTGATATTTTAAAAGAATTAGCGGCTGCGGATACTTTTAAAATCATCGCGTTAACTGAAACAAAAGATGACGAGGTTGCGGAACTAGCGAATTGGCATCTAACGGTTAATAGCGGAACAAATCCATTATCCAATGATTTTAATCTTGCGTTATTGTATACGATTTTCGCGCAAACATTAGCTTTGAAAAAATCACTACAATTAGGGATTACTCCAGATAATCCAAGTCCAGATGGGTTAATCAGTCGCGTCGTTAAAGGCGTCACGATATATGACTATCAATAA
- a CDS encoding Gfo/Idh/MocA family protein — translation MKIAVVGVGKIGQRHLNIWSKLEGVEIVGVIGRNPERLKVVGNRHGARTFTSIEELLSEVEVDAFDICTPTDTHLSFVTQIAEAHKDIICAKPLGVTSEEAEEMIAICEQNNIQLLVSHTLRFFPEYANAKEQVKNGAIGRPGVIRMSRGVPYPSAGREWYSDEKRSGGLFLDVGVHEFEWIQSTFGDVHRVMAKHVKHTEANGRAMEYGLVTIRMVDGTIVHVELSWAETKFRSSFELTGDKGMITYNLDETNPVILDVHNDGTSVDWPQSMLRRDPYTRQLEHFLDCLTGKVEPVVLATDALAAIRIAEAAKKSAEEGQPVVLSEGGQKI, via the coding sequence GTGAAAATTGCAGTTGTAGGCGTAGGAAAAATAGGACAAAGACATTTGAATATTTGGTCGAAGCTCGAGGGTGTTGAAATTGTTGGAGTTATTGGCCGTAATCCGGAAAGATTAAAAGTTGTTGGAAATCGGCACGGTGCGAGGACTTTTACAAGTATTGAAGAACTACTTTCAGAGGTAGAAGTTGACGCCTTTGATATTTGTACACCAACAGACACGCATTTATCGTTTGTAACCCAAATTGCCGAAGCGCATAAAGATATTATTTGTGCGAAACCACTTGGCGTAACGAGCGAGGAAGCGGAAGAAATGATCGCTATTTGCGAGCAGAATAACATTCAACTACTCGTCAGCCATACGCTAAGATTCTTCCCGGAATACGCAAATGCAAAAGAGCAAGTAAAGAATGGTGCAATTGGACGTCCCGGAGTGATTCGTATGTCAAGAGGTGTTCCTTATCCTTCAGCCGGTAGAGAGTGGTATTCAGATGAAAAGAGAAGTGGCGGTCTATTTCTTGATGTGGGCGTTCATGAATTTGAATGGATTCAATCAACGTTTGGGGATGTGCATCGCGTGATGGCCAAACATGTAAAACACACCGAAGCGAATGGACGGGCAATGGAGTATGGGCTTGTAACAATTAGAATGGTTGATGGAACAATCGTTCATGTTGAATTGTCTTGGGCTGAGACAAAATTCCGCTCATCCTTCGAACTGACTGGAGACAAAGGAATGATTACTTATAATCTTGACGAGACAAATCCGGTAATCCTCGATGTTCACAATGACGGAACTTCCGTAGATTGGCCCCAAAGTATGCTGAGAAGAGATCCATATACACGCCAATTGGAGCACTTTTTAGATTGTCTCACTGGGAAAGTAGAACCTGTTGTTTTGGCTACTGATGCATTAGCAGCAATCCGGATTGCTGAAGCTGCAAAGAAGTCAGCGGAAGAGGGACAGCCTGTTGTATTAAGTGAAGGGGGACAAAAGATATGA
- a CDS encoding DUF4091 domain-containing protein, producing MSNQECLLETRCLSSLVKVFADEELEDSAIVGGTALLNEVYTFQVAYKTTERFSDGITIRVESDISDVITVREVGLVPSDFPMYENHDDNILRIEPGLFPDPLYPIGSEGIPARQNQWRSIWVTVKLNNNIKSDTYKICIKFETVEAGTIAEENFHLEVIDESLPKSKLIQTNWFHTDCIATYYNIDVCSQEHWSLIKDFIETAVKHDINMILTPLFTPPLDTEIGEERPTVQLVDIEIKDDTYHFNFDKLKRWVDMCDELGVQYFEFSHLYTQWGAKHAPKIMATKNKEYKQIFGWETDSAGENYRNFLSLFLPELVHFIEENNLHDRVYFHVSDEPNLDNIESYQSASNHMNKYLSKYPIIDALSDYEFYERGFVEKPIPATNHIEPFLENEVPDLWTYNCCAQYIDVSNRFFTFPSARNRIIGMQFYKFNITGFLHWGYNFWYSQLSKRSIDPFTVTDADQGFPSGDAFVVYPGENGPIESLRLEVFYEALQDLRALQLLESYIGREAVIELIEEDLSEPLTFRKYPRGNAWLLEKRELINRTIEKNVR from the coding sequence TTGTCTAATCAAGAATGCTTATTAGAAACCCGTTGCTTAAGTTCACTGGTCAAAGTTTTTGCCGATGAAGAGTTAGAGGATTCCGCTATAGTGGGTGGGACAGCGCTACTAAATGAAGTGTACACTTTCCAAGTGGCCTATAAGACAACCGAAAGATTTTCAGATGGGATTACGATTCGAGTAGAATCAGATATTTCAGATGTGATAACAGTACGAGAAGTAGGACTAGTCCCATCAGATTTTCCTATGTATGAAAATCACGATGATAATATTTTACGTATCGAACCAGGATTGTTTCCTGACCCTTTGTATCCAATTGGATCAGAAGGAATACCTGCACGCCAAAATCAATGGCGATCCATTTGGGTAACAGTCAAGTTAAATAATAATATCAAATCCGACACATATAAAATATGTATCAAGTTCGAAACGGTTGAAGCTGGAACGATAGCTGAAGAAAACTTTCACTTGGAAGTGATTGATGAATCATTACCTAAATCGAAGCTCATACAAACAAATTGGTTTCATACTGATTGTATTGCAACATATTACAACATCGATGTTTGTAGCCAAGAACATTGGTCTTTAATTAAAGATTTTATTGAAACGGCTGTTAAACATGATATCAATATGATTTTAACCCCATTATTTACACCGCCACTTGATACTGAAATTGGTGAAGAACGCCCAACTGTGCAGTTAGTCGACATAGAGATAAAGGATGATACCTATCATTTTAACTTTGATAAATTAAAAAGATGGGTAGATATGTGTGATGAGTTAGGTGTTCAATACTTTGAGTTTTCACATCTTTATACGCAATGGGGGGCTAAACATGCACCTAAAATAATGGCAACCAAAAACAAAGAATATAAACAAATATTTGGTTGGGAAACTGATTCGGCTGGCGAGAATTATCGGAACTTCTTATCATTATTTCTTCCAGAACTTGTACATTTTATAGAAGAAAACAACTTACATGATCGTGTCTATTTTCATGTTTCCGATGAGCCAAATCTAGATAACATCGAATCCTATCAAAGCGCAAGTAACCATATGAACAAATACTTATCGAAGTATCCAATTATTGATGCATTGTCAGATTACGAGTTTTATGAAAGAGGTTTTGTTGAAAAACCAATCCCTGCAACAAATCATATAGAACCTTTTTTGGAAAATGAGGTTCCAGATTTATGGACATATAATTGTTGTGCACAATATATAGATGTGTCGAATCGTTTCTTCACATTCCCATCTGCGCGAAATCGAATTATCGGCATGCAATTTTATAAGTTTAATATTACTGGTTTTTTACATTGGGGCTATAATTTCTGGTACTCACAATTATCAAAGAGGTCAATAGATCCCTTTACAGTTACAGATGCTGATCAGGGTTTTCCATCAGGTGACGCATTTGTCGTGTATCCTGGAGAAAACGGACCAATTGAATCCCTTAGACTCGAAGTGTTTTATGAGGCATTACAAGATTTAAGGGCACTTCAACTTTTAGAATCTTATATTGGTAGAGAAGCCGTAATAGAGTTAATAGAAGAAGATTTAAGTGAACCTTTGACTTTTAGAAAATATCCACGAGGTAATGCATGGTTATTGGAGAAAAGAGAACTAATTAACCGGACAATAGAAAAGAACGTAAGATGA
- a CDS encoding tagatose-bisphosphate aldolase subunit GatY, translating to MGSIQNTKEMLIKARKEGYAVPAFNIHNLETIQVVVDAAVELKSPLILAATPGTMDYAGRAYIQAIAEIAAKEHNIPIALHLDHHETLDSITESLRLGVKSVMIDGSHGSFEENIAISKAVVEKAHKYGATVEAELGKLVGQEDDIIVKAEDAEYTDPDAANEFSERTGIDSLAVAIGTGHGLYETKPNLDFDRLRKIRDLVDIPLVLHGASGISKEDVRKCISLGCAKVNISTELKIPFSNSLREFLIENPNETDTRKYMGPAKEAMKKVAMEKIEMCMSNGKA from the coding sequence ATGGGGTCTATACAAAACACGAAGGAAATGTTAATCAAAGCTAGAAAAGAGGGGTATGCAGTTCCAGCATTTAATATTCATAACCTCGAAACAATTCAAGTCGTTGTTGACGCAGCGGTTGAACTAAAATCACCGTTAATCTTAGCAGCAACACCGGGAACAATGGATTACGCAGGGCGCGCATATATTCAAGCGATTGCGGAAATTGCAGCCAAAGAACATAATATTCCAATCGCCTTACATTTAGATCATCATGAAACACTAGATTCGATTACTGAATCGCTTAGACTTGGCGTAAAGTCCGTCATGATTGATGGCTCACATGGATCGTTTGAAGAAAATATTGCAATTTCCAAAGCAGTAGTCGAGAAAGCACATAAATACGGTGCAACGGTAGAGGCTGAACTAGGGAAGCTGGTCGGTCAAGAAGATGATATTATCGTGAAAGCAGAGGATGCTGAGTATACGGACCCAGATGCGGCGAATGAGTTCAGTGAGAGAACTGGGATTGACTCTTTGGCAGTTGCTATCGGAACGGGTCACGGTTTATACGAAACGAAACCGAATCTTGATTTTGATCGTTTACGAAAAATTCGTGATCTCGTCGATATTCCGCTCGTTCTGCACGGTGCTTCTGGTATTTCGAAAGAGGATGTTCGTAAATGTATTTCACTTGGATGTGCAAAAGTGAACATTTCGACAGAGTTAAAGATTCCATTCTCGAATTCATTACGTGAGTTCTTAATAGAAAATCCGAATGAAACAGATACGAGAAAATATATGGGACCAGCTAAAGAAGCGATGAAGAAAGTTGCAATGGAAAAAATTGAAATGTGTATGAGTAACGGAAAAGCCTAA
- a CDS encoding sugar-binding protein, which yields MSFLGMIYYGYKTFYIEKDSVTSKEYAHHFVLLAEEIDNEYWRLVEQGALKAADEHNIYLEYLGPPKADNDQLLKLLDRMISAKVDGIITQGVEGQQFVDLVFKGVERGIPIITVDTDVKSSVRKAYVGTDNYYAGQLAGRTIIENTIGKQYVGIVMGRFDAINQQERLEGFKDAIQSTNRIQIVGRKESNITQIGAAQATYSLLKEFPSINALVGTSALDGIGIVEGLHEIAPNKDVYITAFDVLPETLMLIQKGEIDATVAQYPEEMGYEAIEVMIELQAHDILSTEVFTRTKIIDKVDIDGLRPGDPK from the coding sequence ATGAGCTTTTTAGGGATGATCTATTACGGTTATAAAACTTTTTATATTGAAAAGGATTCCGTTACTTCAAAAGAATACGCCCATCATTTCGTTTTGCTTGCTGAAGAAATTGACAATGAGTATTGGCGTCTCGTTGAGCAAGGCGCATTGAAGGCTGCCGATGAACATAACATCTACTTAGAATATTTAGGTCCCCCGAAAGCGGACAATGATCAGCTACTCAAACTATTAGATAGAATGATATCTGCCAAAGTAGACGGCATCATAACGCAAGGCGTGGAAGGCCAACAATTTGTTGATTTGGTATTTAAGGGCGTCGAACGAGGAATTCCGATTATTACAGTTGATACAGATGTGAAAAGCAGTGTTAGAAAGGCTTATGTCGGAACGGATAATTATTATGCTGGGCAGCTTGCTGGAAGAACGATTATTGAAAACACGATTGGCAAACAATATGTCGGTATCGTGATGGGGCGATTTGATGCAATAAACCAACAAGAGAGGTTGGAAGGTTTTAAAGATGCGATTCAATCAACTAATCGTATTCAAATAGTCGGCAGAAAAGAATCGAACATCACTCAAATTGGGGCTGCGCAAGCGACTTATTCGTTACTGAAAGAGTTTCCTTCAATTAATGCGCTCGTTGGGACAAGCGCACTGGATGGAATAGGCATCGTGGAAGGGTTACACGAAATCGCGCCGAATAAGGATGTCTATATCACTGCGTTTGATGTCTTGCCGGAGACGTTAATGTTAATTCAAAAAGGGGAAATCGATGCGACGGTTGCACAATATCCTGAAGAGATGGGCTATGAAGCGATTGAAGTCATGATTGAATTACAGGCGCATGATATATTGAGTACCGAAGTTTTTACGCGAACAAAAATAATCGATAAAGTCGATATCGATGGTTTAAGACCTGGTGATCCAAAATGA
- a CDS encoding hexose kinase, whose amino-acid sequence MILTLTLNPAVDISYKLDYLALDVVNRVADVSKTAGGKGLNVARVLHQLGEEVAASGFLGGSLGSFISAELKAIGIEDLFVPIEGETRNCIAILHEGKQTEILESGPIISKTEAELFLTNFEEHLSRVDLVTISGSLPKGLSSDFYAKLIEISNPYGTKVLLDANGALLTSTLNSASKPYLIKPNEEEMAELIGKSTIDEIEIIEALESILFSAIPWVVVTLGENGAIIKHNQTIYRASLPRVDAINPVGSGDSVVAGFAAGIARGLTDEELINFGLTMGVLNAQEEKTGYINVEEIETVSSQIQVERVNIH is encoded by the coding sequence ATGATTTTAACGTTGACATTAAATCCTGCTGTCGATATAAGTTATAAGCTAGATTATTTGGCGTTAGACGTGGTTAATCGAGTGGCAGATGTTTCGAAAACAGCAGGAGGTAAAGGATTAAATGTTGCTCGAGTATTGCATCAGCTAGGTGAAGAAGTTGCTGCATCGGGATTTTTAGGGGGCAGCTTGGGAAGTTTTATAAGTGCTGAACTGAAGGCGATTGGAATCGAAGATCTATTTGTTCCAATAGAAGGAGAAACTCGAAATTGTATTGCAATTCTCCATGAAGGTAAACAGACGGAAATTCTAGAAAGTGGACCTATTATTTCAAAAACTGAAGCTGAATTATTTTTAACAAATTTTGAGGAGCATCTAAGTCGAGTAGATTTAGTCACGATTTCTGGTAGTTTACCTAAAGGTTTATCAAGTGATTTCTACGCTAAATTAATCGAAATTTCGAATCCCTATGGAACGAAAGTGTTATTAGATGCGAATGGTGCCCTTTTAACATCAACGTTAAACAGTGCCAGTAAACCGTATCTAATTAAACCAAATGAGGAGGAAATGGCTGAATTAATTGGAAAATCTACTATTGACGAAATTGAAATAATAGAAGCATTAGAGAGTATTTTATTTAGTGCTATTCCTTGGGTTGTTGTGACGCTTGGAGAGAATGGTGCAATCATAAAACATAATCAAACCATCTATCGTGCTTCTTTACCGAGAGTTGACGCGATAAATCCAGTTGGCTCGGGTGATTCAGTTGTTGCGGGATTCGCTGCTGGAATAGCGCGCGGCTTAACAGATGAAGAGTTAATCAATTTTGGCCTAACTATGGGTGTGCTTAATGCACAAGAAGAAAAAACAGGCTATATTAATGTAGAGGAAATAGAGACCGTTTCGAGTCAAATCCAAGTAGAGCGTGTCAACATTCATTAA
- the nagA gene encoding N-acetylglucosamine-6-phosphate deacetylase, translating to MGEIYLTNATIVLENKVLPKGYLHIKDEQIQSVGEMKDCPPISKQDIKYDCTDKQYVIPGMIDIHVHGAAGYDFMDGSTEAVEAIAHALPKEGVTSFLATTITNPVDYTSHALENLNSYRLHKNKPGVAELVGIHLEGPFINKVQKGAQPEESILPPDVARFKKWQALSGNAIKVITYAPELDRNFELLTELNQTGVIPSMGHTNATYDESKDAIHNGVSHATHLFNGMKGLHHREPGVVGAVLLQDDVFVEIIPDGIHFHPDLVKLIVKMKGLEKVLVITDGMRAKGLPDGNYDLGGQEVIVRDGSCSLASNGSLAGSVVTMNKARLNLIEWIDLSIVEQVRVTAVNQAKRLKVFDRKGSIEAGKDADLVVLGSDGQIELTICRGKISYQRET from the coding sequence TTGGGTGAAATATATTTAACAAACGCCACGATTGTTCTTGAAAATAAGGTTTTGCCAAAAGGTTATCTACATATAAAAGATGAGCAGATCCAGTCGGTTGGAGAGATGAAAGATTGCCCGCCAATAAGCAAACAGGATATAAAATACGACTGTACAGATAAGCAATATGTCATCCCGGGAATGATTGATATTCATGTCCACGGTGCAGCTGGATACGATTTTATGGATGGAAGTACTGAAGCGGTTGAAGCGATTGCTCATGCCTTGCCGAAAGAAGGTGTTACATCTTTTCTAGCAACGACGATAACGAATCCAGTCGATTATACGAGTCACGCACTTGAAAATTTAAATTCCTACCGCCTGCATAAGAATAAACCCGGCGTAGCGGAATTAGTTGGTATTCATTTAGAAGGCCCATTTATTAATAAAGTACAAAAAGGTGCACAGCCAGAAGAAAGTATTTTACCTCCTGACGTTGCACGCTTTAAAAAATGGCAAGCATTGTCGGGGAATGCTATTAAAGTTATTACCTATGCACCCGAGTTGGATAGAAATTTTGAGCTTCTAACTGAACTTAATCAGACAGGTGTTATTCCTTCTATGGGTCATACAAACGCCACTTATGACGAGTCTAAAGATGCGATACATAACGGAGTTTCACATGCCACGCATTTATTTAATGGGATGAAGGGGTTACATCATAGGGAACCAGGGGTTGTTGGTGCGGTTCTTCTACAAGATGATGTGTTCGTTGAAATAATTCCCGACGGGATCCATTTTCATCCTGATTTAGTTAAGCTCATCGTCAAAATGAAAGGCCTTGAAAAAGTATTAGTCATTACGGATGGTATGCGTGCAAAAGGGTTGCCAGATGGTAATTACGATTTAGGTGGCCAAGAAGTAATCGTTCGCGATGGGAGTTGCTCGTTAGCCTCTAATGGTTCATTGGCTGGGAGTGTGGTGACGATGAATAAAGCCCGCTTGAATTTAATCGAATGGATTGATTTATCAATCGTTGAACAAGTACGGGTAACCGCCGTTAACCAAGCCAAACGTTTAAAAGTTTTTGATCGCAAAGGATCAATTGAAGCTGGAAAAGATGCTGATTTAGTAGTTCTGGGTTCAGATGGTCAAATCGAATTAACAATATGTAGGGGGAAAATCTCTTATCAACGGGAGACCTAA
- a CDS encoding GntR family transcriptional regulator, with amino-acid sequence MQDLIDKIDNRVYVEHERLPSERELCTIYNMSRITIRQALQELERENYIYKLHGKGTFVAPKLYNQKLVKLYSFTDEMKKSGKTPSTKVLEFHEMIADERLASKMDIKPFEEVFQIIRLRLADDEPLMYETSYLPKKIFPQLTQKDVSEKPMYSVFSDEYNIRATKAYERFKATSVRAKEATHLNMIENHPAMLITRSTYYENTLIEYTISIARGDKFDYTVELT; translated from the coding sequence ATGCAAGATTTGATCGATAAAATTGATAATCGTGTCTATGTCGAGCATGAAAGATTGCCATCTGAACGTGAATTATGCACGATTTACAATATGAGTCGCATCACAATTAGACAGGCCTTACAAGAATTAGAAAGAGAAAACTATATTTATAAATTGCATGGAAAAGGGACGTTTGTTGCCCCGAAACTGTACAACCAAAAACTGGTGAAGCTTTATAGTTTTACCGATGAAATGAAAAAGTCTGGAAAAACGCCGTCAACTAAGGTTTTAGAATTTCATGAAATGATTGCGGATGAACGATTAGCTAGTAAGATGGATATCAAACCATTTGAAGAAGTCTTTCAAATAATTCGTTTACGTTTGGCCGACGATGAACCTTTAATGTATGAAACATCATATTTACCAAAAAAGATTTTTCCTCAGTTAACGCAAAAAGATGTGAGTGAAAAACCGATGTACAGTGTCTTTTCAGATGAGTATAATATCCGAGCTACTAAAGCATATGAACGCTTTAAAGCGACAAGTGTACGTGCCAAAGAGGCTACTCATTTAAATATGATTGAAAACCACCCGGCAATGCTAATTACTCGAAGTACCTATTATGAAAATACATTAATTGAATACACGATTAGTATAGCACGTGGCGATAAGTTTGATTATACGGTTGAATTAACATAA
- a CDS encoding LacI family DNA-binding transcriptional regulator, protein MATIKDIAEKAGVSSATVSRVLNYDASLSVADETKKKIFEAAEELSYRKRTSKRYINQKIAVIHWYTEKEELNDLYYLSIRLGIEERCKEIGMNPEVYFFNNIKDINAAGIEGIIAIGKFSPKQVNDLTKINRHVVFVDYSPNEDKYDSIVIDFERATKKIIGYFISTDHTKIGFIGGRELLKGQKTPIEDLREKSFQMYMEENGLYNERFMFIGSFSVEDGYNLMQQAIDELGEDLPTAFFISSDVMAIGSMRALHEANIAIPERVSIIGINDMSVSKHMYPSLSTIRVYTEIMGEAAVDTLLERLEGRKIAKQIVISTKLIIRDSVKK, encoded by the coding sequence GTGGCGACAATTAAAGATATAGCAGAAAAAGCTGGTGTATCTTCGGCTACTGTGTCTCGAGTACTGAATTATGACGCAAGTCTATCAGTCGCAGATGAGACGAAGAAAAAAATATTTGAAGCAGCGGAAGAGTTATCTTATCGGAAGCGGACTTCGAAAAGATATATTAATCAAAAGATTGCTGTTATCCATTGGTATACAGAAAAAGAGGAGCTGAATGACCTTTATTATTTATCTATTCGGTTAGGAATTGAAGAAAGATGTAAAGAAATTGGCATGAATCCTGAAGTTTATTTTTTCAACAATATCAAGGATATTAATGCTGCAGGGATTGAAGGTATTATAGCGATAGGTAAATTCAGTCCAAAACAAGTGAATGATCTCACCAAAATTAATCGCCATGTCGTTTTTGTCGATTATAGTCCAAACGAAGACAAATACGATTCGATTGTAATAGACTTTGAACGAGCAACGAAGAAGATTATAGGTTATTTCATCTCGACAGATCATACAAAAATTGGTTTTATAGGTGGAAGAGAGTTGCTCAAAGGACAAAAAACACCTATTGAGGACTTGCGAGAAAAATCGTTCCAGATGTATATGGAGGAAAATGGCCTTTATAACGAACGCTTTATGTTTATCGGTTCATTTTCCGTTGAAGATGGCTATAATTTAATGCAACAAGCGATTGACGAATTAGGGGAGGATTTACCTACCGCATTCTTCATCAGTAGTGATGTTATGGCAATCGGCAGTATGCGCGCTTTGCATGAAGCAAATATTGCTATTCCTGAAAGAGTAAGCATTATCGGGATCAATGATATGTCTGTTTCAAAACATATGTATCCTTCACTTAGCACGATACGAGTATATACTGAGATAATGGGTGAAGCTGCCGTGGATACATTATTAGAGCGATTAGAAGGTAGAAAAATTGCAAAGCAAATCGTTATTTCTACAAAGCTAATCATCCGAGATAGCGTTAAGAAATAA
- a CDS encoding Gfo/Idh/MocA family protein, with product MKIGMISFAHMHALSYADTLQHRSDVELSYIWDEDKVRGKEMAEKYNCQYIANLDEFLETDIKAVVICSENIHHKEHVISAAQANKHILCEKPLATEVKDAEAMIKACEEAEVILQVAYPVRFAPAIENVRTMIQEGAIGKVLAINATNHGLMPGGWFIDQELSGGGSATDHIVHIMDVIRWIFKDEVKSVYAELDTRFYDIDVEDCGMVSLELESGMIVSIDPSWSRPKTYPTWGNFVMHFVGTKGNLSVDAFKQHSLYYNDVDEKIEELPWSEDMDAGLIADFIDCVKSNGTPSITGIDGLRTLEVVKAAYLSNEMKKTVTLNRV from the coding sequence ATGAAAATCGGGATGATTAGTTTTGCGCATATGCATGCGTTGAGTTATGCAGACACACTTCAACATCGGAGCGATGTAGAGTTATCTTATATTTGGGATGAGGACAAAGTAAGAGGAAAAGAAATGGCGGAAAAATATAATTGTCAATATATCGCTAATCTGGATGAATTTTTGGAAACAGATATCAAAGCAGTTGTTATTTGCTCAGAAAATATACACCATAAAGAACATGTGATTAGTGCAGCTCAAGCTAATAAACATATTTTATGTGAAAAACCACTTGCAACCGAAGTAAAAGACGCCGAAGCAATGATAAAAGCTTGCGAAGAAGCGGAAGTGATTTTGCAAGTTGCATATCCAGTGCGATTTGCACCTGCCATTGAAAATGTAAGAACAATGATTCAAGAAGGTGCGATTGGCAAAGTACTTGCGATTAATGCGACAAATCATGGTTTAATGCCGGGTGGATGGTTTATTGATCAGGAACTTTCGGGCGGCGGATCAGCGACCGATCATATTGTTCATATTATGGATGTGATTCGCTGGATTTTCAAAGATGAAGTAAAAAGTGTGTATGCCGAATTAGACACTAGATTTTATGATATAGATGTTGAAGATTGTGGCATGGTTTCATTGGAGCTTGAATCTGGAATGATCGTCTCTATTGATCCAAGCTGGTCTAGACCCAAAACATACCCGACTTGGGGGAATTTTGTGATGCACTTCGTTGGAACAAAAGGAAATTTAAGTGTAGACGCTTTCAAACAACATTCGCTTTATTATAATGATGTTGATGAGAAGATAGAGGAATTACCATGGTCAGAAGATATGGATGCTGGTTTAATTGCGGATTTTATTGACTGTGTTAAATCTAATGGCACGCCATCAATTACTGGAATCGATGGTTTACGTACACTAGAAGTGGTGAAAGCCGCTTATCTATCTAATGAAATGAAAAAAACAGTGACACTTAATCGTGTTTAA